One Glycine max cultivar Williams 82 chromosome 4, Glycine_max_v4.0, whole genome shotgun sequence DNA segment encodes these proteins:
- the LOC100811113 gene encoding pentatricopeptide repeat-containing protein At3g49240, mitochondrial, which translates to MALSKATFLTHLRTLSNSHRRPSSCVSIRLLSFSSPEEAAAERRRRKRQLRMEPPLSALNRTQTAPKPLQSPYYLNPNNPKLPEHVSALTGNRLNLHNRILTLIRENDLDEAALYTRHSIYSNCRPTIFTINAVLAALLRQSRYSDLLSLHRFITQAGVVPNIITHNLVFQTYLDCRKPDTALEHYKQFLNDAPMNPSPTTYRVLIKGLIDNSKLERAMDIKTEMDSKGFAPDPLVYHYLMLGHARVSDGDAILRLYEELRERLGGVVQDGIVFGCLMKGYFVKGMEKEAMECYEEALGKKKMSAVGYNSVLDALSKNGRFDEALRLFDRMMKEHEPLKRLSVNLGSFNVIVDGYCDEGRFEEAMEVFRKMGEYRCSPDTLSFNNLIDRLCDNGRIVEAEEVYGEMEGKGVSPDEFTYGLLMDACFRENRADDAAAYFRKMVDSGLRPNLAVYNRLVGGLVKVGKIDEAKGFFELMVKKLKMDVTSYQFIMKVLSDEGRLDEMLKIVDTLLDDNGVDFDEEFQEFVKGELRKEGREEELTKLMEEKERLKAEAKAKEIEAAEAAKRSARAAVASLLPSKLFGNKETDLESKREGEIQALNEENTNATASEAELVEETTETEGDRASEQLTG; encoded by the coding sequence ATGGCTCTCTCCAAAGCCACCTTCTTGACGCACCTCAGAACCCTCTCCAATTCTCACCGCCGCCCTTCCTCGTGCGTTTCAATCCGCCTCCTCTCCTTCTCCTCCCCGGAGGAGGCCGCGGCGGAGCGCCGCCGAAGAAAGCGCCAGCTCCGCATGGAACCGCCCCTCTCCGCCCTGAACCGCACCCAAACCGCTCCAAAGCCCCTACAATCACCCTATTATCTAAACCCTAACAACCCCAAGCTCCCGGAACACGTGTCTGCGCTCACCGGCAACCGGCTGAACCTTCACAACCGAATTCTAACCCTAATCCGCGAGAACGACCTCGACGAGGCGGCGCTGTACACGCGCCACTCGATCTACTCCAACTGCCGCCCCACCATCTTCACCATTAACGCCGTCCTCGCCGCCCTCCTCCGCCAGTCCCGCTACTCCGACCTCCTCTCCCTCCACCGCTTCATCACGCAGGCCGGCGTGGTCCCCAACATCATCACCCACAACCTCGTATTCCAGACCTACCTCGATTGCCGCAAACCCGACACCGCCCTCGAACACTACAAGCAGTTCCTCAACGACGCCCCCATGAACCCTTCCCCCACCACCTACCGCGTCCTCATCAAAGGGTTAATCGATAACAGCAAACTCGAACGTGCAATGGATATTAAAACCGAAATGGATTCCAAAGGGTTTGCCCCTGATCCTCTTGTTTACCATTACTTGATGTTGGGGCATGCTAGGGTTTCCGATGGTGATGCTATTTTGAGGCTTTATGAGGAGCTGAGAGAGAGATTGGGTGGGGTTGTGCAAGATGGGATTGTGTTTGGGTGTTTGATGAAGGGGTATTTTGTTAAGGGGATGGAGAAGGAGGCTATGGAGTGTTACGAGGAGGCTCtggggaagaagaagatgagtgcTGTCGGGTATAATTCGGTGCTCGATGCGCTTTCTAAGAATGGGAGGTTTGACGAGGCGTTGAGGCTTTTTGATAGGATGATGAAGGAGCATGAACCTCTGAAGAGGTTGAGTGTGAATTTGGGGAGCTTTAATGTGATTGTGGATGGGTATTGTGATGAAGGGAGGTTTGAGGAGGCCATGGAGGTTTTTAGGAAGATGGGGGAGTATCGGTGTAGCCCCGATACGTTGTCGTTCAATAACTTGATTGATAGGTTGTGTGATAATGGGAGGATTGTGGAGGCTGAGGAGGTTTATGGGGAGATGGAGGGGAAAGGGGTGAGTCCTGATGAATTTACTTATGGGTTGTTGATGGATGCTTGTTTTAGAGAGAATAGGGCTGATGACGCAGCTGCGTATTTTAGGAAAATGGTGGACTCTGGGTTGAGGCCTAACTTGGCTGTTTACAATAGGTTGGTTGGTGGGTTGGTTAAGGTTGGGAAGATTGATGAGGCAAAGGGTTTCTTTGAGTTGATGGTGAAGAAGCTCAAGATGGATGTTACTAGCTATCAGTTCATAATGAAGGTGTTGAGTGATGAGGGGAGATTGGATGAGATGCTTAAGATTGTTGATACGTTGTTGGATGACAATGGGGTTGATTTTGATGAGGAGTTCCAGGAGTTTGTCAAGGGGGAGTTGAGGAAAGAAGGGAGAGAAGAGGAGTTGACCAAACTGATGGAGGAGAAAGAAAGGCTGAAAGCTGAAGCTAAGGCGAAGGAAATCGAGGCAGCTGAAGCTGCCAAAAGAAGTGCAAGAGCAGCAGTAGCTTCTTTGCTTCCATCCAAGTTGTTTGGGAACAAGGAAACGGATTTAGAATCTAAACGCGAGGGTGAAATTCAAGCTCTCAATGAAGAGAACACTAATGCCACTGCTTCCGAGGCGGAGTTGGTGGAGGAAACGACTGAAACTGAGGGTGATAGAGCAAGTGAACAGTTAACAGGTTGA